A stretch of the Malus sylvestris chromosome 10, drMalSylv7.2, whole genome shotgun sequence genome encodes the following:
- the LOC126584379 gene encoding probable mannitol dehydrogenase: protein MKHEIDVSEASHKQSLSQSLPPSHSTKPKLPYEIIKGNFVLSTEQEHPKPAFGWATRDSSGVFSPFKFSRRETGDKDVMFKVLYCGICHSDLHVAKNEWGMSNYPLVPGHEIVGVVTEVGSKVQKFNVGDKVGVGCMVGSCKSCESCSNNLENYCPKSILTYGSKYYDGTTTYGGYSDIMVANEHFVVRIPDNLPLDGAVPLLCAGITTYSPLRYFGLDKLGMHVGVVGLGGLGHVAVKFAKAMGVKVTVISTSLNKKDEAVEHLCADSFLVSRNEDQMQAAMGTLDGIIDTVSALHPLLPLIGLLKSHGKLVMVGAPEKPLELPVFPLLVGRKIVAGSNIGGMKETQMMIDFAAKDNIIADIEVIPKDYVNIVMERLLKADVRYRFVIDIGNTLKSTL, encoded by the exons atgaaacacgAGATCGATGTTTCGGAAGCTTCACATAAG CAATCCCTCTCTCagtctctccctccctctcatTCTACTAAGCCAAAGCTCCCGTACGAAATAATCAAGGGCAATTTTGTGTTGTCAACAGAACAAGAACACCCCAAGCCTGCCTTTGGTTGGGCCACCAGAGATTCATCTGGCGTTTTCTCTCCCTTCAAATTCTCAAGAAG AGAAACCGGCGACAAAGATGTGATGTTCAAAGTGTTATACTGTGGGATATGCCATTCGGACCTTCATGTGGCCAAGAACGAATGGGGAATGTCTAACTATCCATTGGTTCCCGG ACATGAGATTGTTGGTGTAGTGACAGAGGTAGGGAGCAAAGTACAAAAATTCAATGTTGGAGACAAGGTAGGTGTTGGATGCATGGTGGGATCATGTAAATCTTGTGAAAGTTGTTCCAACAATCTTGAAAATTACTGCCCCAAATCGATACTTACTTACGGTTCCAAGTACTACGATGGAACCACCACATACGGAGGTTACTCTGACATCATGGTGGCCAATGAGCACTTTGTAGTCCGTATCCCAGACAACCTTCCCCTTGATGGAGCGGTTCCTCTCCTATGCGCTGGGATTACAACTTACAGCCCTTTGAGATATTTCGGACTTGACAAACTAGGTATGCATGTGGGTGTGGTGGGTTTAGGTGGTCTAGGCCATGTGGCTGTCAAGTTTGCTAAGGCCATGGGGGTTAAGGTTACTGTCATCAGTACCTCCCTTAATAAGAAGGATGAAGCAGTTGAACATCTCTGCGCTGATTCGTTTTTGGTCAGCCGCAATGAAGATCAGATGCAG GCTGCCATGGGGACATTGGATGGTATCATTGACACGGTTTCTGCACTCCACCCTCTATTGCCTTTGATTGGTTTGTTGAAGTCTCACGGAAAGCTAGTGATGGTTGGAGCACCAGAGAAGCCTCTTGAGCTTCCTGTTTTTCCTTTGCTCGTgg GAAGGAAAATTGTAGCTGGCAGTAACATTGGGGGCATGAAAGAGACGCAAATGATGATTGATTTCGCAGCCAAGGATAACATAATAGCTGATATTGAGGTTATCCCAAAGGATTATGTGAACATTGTCATGGAGCGCCTTCTTAAAGCAGATGTCAGATATCGATTTGTCATCGATATTGGAAACACATTGAAGTCTACCTTGTAG